A genome region from Thermococcus onnurineus NA1 includes the following:
- a CDS encoding ATP phosphoribosyltransferase regulatory subunit, producing the protein MKKDLLSESERLADITKYLRRTFELWGYREVFLPTIEEFSEELRKGTKFVYDNEFYVIKPDLTSQILANLKEPRRLKLYYISEVLDGGIRGKWQAGVEFIGGEDIKMQVEVLLTVITSLEALGIEDFYIDVGSLKIWESAIKGIEEFRAEIFRALTRRNFEIIERLPISEEKKEELWQLFNFRGKSCGYKKLNKIIDALDDRRVFIDFGTIRPLPYYSDVIFEVYSPEIGKPLGGGGEYIFKGKKAFGFAFDLNALSKLFNGKIEKNRKRIQGELKETYKLAKELVKLGIPVEVE; encoded by the coding sequence GTGAAGAAGGATTTGCTTTCCGAATCAGAGAGGTTAGCGGATATTACAAAATATCTAAGGCGAACATTTGAGCTGTGGGGCTACAGGGAAGTGTTCCTGCCAACGATAGAGGAATTCAGCGAGGAGCTGAGGAAAGGGACAAAGTTCGTCTACGACAATGAGTTCTACGTAATAAAACCCGATTTAACCTCCCAGATACTTGCAAACCTCAAGGAGCCAAGGAGGCTCAAGCTATACTACATCAGCGAAGTGTTGGACGGAGGGATTAGAGGGAAGTGGCAGGCTGGAGTTGAGTTCATTGGCGGAGAAGACATCAAAATGCAGGTTGAGGTTCTTTTAACTGTTATAACTTCCCTCGAGGCGCTCGGCATTGAGGACTTTTACATCGACGTCGGCAGCCTGAAAATCTGGGAGAGCGCCATTAAAGGAATTGAAGAATTTAGGGCAGAGATCTTCAGAGCCCTGACGAGGAGGAACTTCGAAATTATTGAGAGGCTACCCATAAGTGAAGAAAAAAAGGAGGAGCTCTGGCAGCTGTTCAACTTCAGAGGAAAGAGCTGCGGATATAAAAAGCTCAACAAAATCATCGATGCCCTTGACGACAGGAGGGTCTTCATAGATTTCGGCACGATAAGGCCCCTGCCCTATTACAGTGACGTGATCTTTGAGGTCTATTCTCCAGAGATTGGCAAGCCCTTGGGTGGCGGAGGCGAGTATATATTCAAGGGTAAAAAAGCCTTTGGATTCGCCTTTGACTTAAATGCACTCTCAAAGCTCTTTAACGGCAAAATAGAGAAGAACAGGAAGAGAATTCAGGGGGAGCTAAAGGAAACGTACAAGCTTGCAAAGGAGCTTGTTAAGCTCGGCATTCCAGTGGAGGTGGAATAA
- a CDS encoding DOMON domain-containing protein, producing the protein MKRALLGLVFVFVVFLSGCIGGESISTTSSSVSTATTLSEWKADGVIGENEYSHKLSLANDKFVVYWRNDEEYLYVALKGQTTGWVAIGFEPSVAMKDADMIFGWVQDGQIVVIDAYSTGTYGPHPPDGELGGTNDILAFAGKEENGYTVIEFKRKLDTGDKYDKVFKPGQKIKFIFAMADVDDFTTKHNIARGSGELTLDG; encoded by the coding sequence ATGAAAAGAGCTTTGTTGGGTTTGGTTTTTGTTTTTGTGGTTTTTCTGAGCGGATGCATAGGCGGTGAAAGTATTTCAACAACATCTTCCTCAGTTTCTACGGCGACGACTCTAAGTGAGTGGAAAGCAGACGGTGTTATCGGAGAAAACGAATACTCCCATAAGCTCTCACTTGCCAATGACAAGTTTGTTGTATACTGGAGGAACGATGAGGAGTATCTCTACGTGGCCCTCAAGGGGCAGACAACGGGCTGGGTGGCAATAGGATTTGAGCCGAGCGTTGCAATGAAGGATGCCGACATGATCTTCGGCTGGGTGCAGGATGGTCAGATCGTGGTCATAGACGCGTACTCGACGGGGACCTATGGGCCTCATCCTCCTGATGGAGAGCTGGGCGGAACGAACGATATTCTGGCCTTCGCTGGAAAAGAGGAGAACGGCTACACCGTCATAGAGTTCAAGAGGAAGCTTGACACCGGAGACAAGTACGATAAGGTCTTCAAGCCAGGGCAGAAAATTAAATTCATCTTCGCGATGGCCGACGTCGACGACTTTACAACAAAACACAATATAGCTCGAGGCAGCGGCGAGCTGACCCTTGACGGCTGA
- a CDS encoding ferritin-like domain-containing protein — protein MEITDKEVFEIAINSEIRAKEAYEKLASLVKSDIIGDELLFLAKEEDKHREIIERMAEKFTGENVEPKKIEIDIMGEFKVVAEKMAEAISKPDINIDEIYEISMQAELISEKLYKELAGYAATEKTKLLLEMLADMERNHYNMLRKQYDYIMRYPDVYKEEFYDQLMKDINFNF, from the coding sequence GTGGAGATAACAGACAAGGAAGTTTTTGAGATTGCCATAAACTCTGAGATTAGGGCCAAGGAGGCCTATGAGAAGCTTGCTTCTCTCGTCAAGAGCGACATAATAGGGGACGAACTCCTTTTCTTGGCCAAGGAGGAGGACAAACACAGGGAAATCATAGAGAGAATGGCCGAAAAGTTCACGGGCGAAAACGTTGAGCCCAAGAAGATAGAGATAGACATAATGGGGGAGTTCAAGGTCGTAGCCGAGAAGATGGCTGAAGCTATAAGCAAGCCCGATATAAACATTGACGAGATTTATGAGATTTCCATGCAGGCTGAACTCATCAGCGAGAAGCTCTACAAGGAACTGGCTGGCTATGCAGCCACCGAAAAGACCAAACTTCTCCTTGAGATGCTCGCTGACATGGAGAGGAACCACTACAATATGCTGAGGAAGCAGTACGACTACATAATGCGCTATCCTGACGTCTACAAGGAGGAGTTTTACGACCAGCTCATGAAAGATATAAACTTCAACTTCTGA
- a CDS encoding GNAT family N-acetyltransferase, with product MIEIPIKLKDELVKFVFRVYRGTNGTYPALEWVENKPNIDDFEGFRKVYEPFLEFRLGKEFDELYVLKEGGKIIGTLALVYNLDGKDVWWVPKEIKSERTGLIEFFMVDPAYKGKGYGSELLEFAITRLAELRKDAYVITFPNLEAYGYYLRKGFEKVMDYKEFVVLKYKGQRT from the coding sequence ATGATCGAAATTCCCATCAAGCTAAAAGATGAGCTGGTAAAGTTCGTCTTCAGGGTTTACAGGGGCACGAATGGGACGTATCCAGCGCTCGAATGGGTAGAAAACAAGCCGAATATTGACGATTTTGAGGGCTTCAGGAAGGTTTACGAGCCTTTCCTTGAGTTCCGTCTTGGGAAAGAGTTCGACGAGCTATACGTTCTGAAGGAAGGTGGAAAGATAATAGGCACCCTCGCCCTCGTCTACAACCTGGATGGAAAGGACGTCTGGTGGGTGCCAAAGGAGATTAAGAGCGAGAGAACAGGCCTCATAGAGTTCTTCATGGTTGATCCTGCCTACAAAGGTAAAGGCTACGGCTCAGAGCTCCTAGAGTTCGCCATAACTCGCCTGGCCGAGCTCAGAAAAGATGCCTACGTGATAACCTTCCCGAACCTTGAGGCCTACGGCTACTATCTCAGGAAGGGCTTCGAGAAGGTGATGGACTACAAGGAGTTCGTGGTGCTGAAATATAAAGGTCAGAGAACATAG
- the hisG gene encoding ATP phosphoribosyltransferase produces MRFVLPKGRLFKGSLEILKKAGIELKPPETRELIVRNGRYELLLARAFDVPVYVEHGIDVGIAGSDVVEERGSDVLVPLELPFGKCRLSLAMPKESAVSVEEMDGFRIATKYPNLARKFFERNGVEVEVIKLHGSIELAPKIGVADAIVDIVETGNTLRANGLVEVEKIMDVSALLLVNRISQKTKFDEINELVLKIKEVVRDGF; encoded by the coding sequence ATGAGGTTTGTTCTGCCCAAAGGAAGATTGTTCAAAGGCTCTCTTGAAATCCTCAAAAAAGCAGGCATTGAGCTCAAACCACCAGAGACCCGGGAACTGATAGTGAGAAACGGCAGGTATGAGCTTCTCCTTGCGAGGGCTTTTGATGTGCCCGTGTATGTAGAGCACGGCATAGATGTCGGCATAGCCGGAAGCGACGTCGTGGAGGAAAGGGGAAGCGACGTCCTCGTTCCTCTTGAGCTGCCTTTTGGGAAGTGCCGCCTGAGCCTGGCGATGCCCAAAGAGAGTGCAGTCAGCGTTGAAGAGATGGACGGGTTCAGGATAGCCACCAAATATCCAAACCTTGCGAGGAAGTTTTTCGAGAGGAATGGAGTTGAAGTTGAAGTGATAAAGCTCCACGGGAGCATTGAGCTCGCTCCAAAGATTGGGGTTGCAGATGCCATCGTTGACATAGTCGAGACTGGAAACACGTTGAGGGCTAACGGCTTAGTTGAGGTAGAGAAGATTATGGATGTTTCGGCTTTGCTCTTGGTGAACAGAATCTCCCAGAAGACGAAGTTTGACGAAATTAACGAACTCGTTTTAAAAATTAAGGAGGTTGTTAGAGATGGATTTTGA